Proteins encoded within one genomic window of Haladaptatus sp. QDMS2:
- the tgtA gene encoding tRNA guanosine(15) transglycosylase TgtA gives MRDIFEVRDTDAAGRIGRLSVPRAGVTVETPALLPVVNPNRQTVAPSRLESEFGAEILITNSYIIYKSDPVREQALDVGLHELLDFDGAIMTDSGSFQLAEYGEISVDTEEILQFQHDIGSDIGTPVDIPTPPDVAREQAAEELAITQERLEFAETVEVGDMLVNAPVQGSTYPDLRKAAAEHAYGTSLDVFPVGAVVPLMNAYRFDDMVDAIAAAKEGLGADAPVHLFGAGHPMMFALAVAMGCDLFDSAAYALYARDGRYLTVRGTKHFDELDYFPCSCPVCTEYTPADLEQVSNKERERLLAEHNLHVSFEEIRTIKQAIRRGSLMELVEMRARSHPAMLDGYRAMLAHADLLEASDPATKDAFFYLSSESAYRPEVVRHHKRLARLSPEGHVLLTEAGSSDNYDESWRLLPPFGPFPLALRETYPVTAEVPDRIDDEAYRQAVVGIQKLVAANPNTEFTVAHKGWPADIVAGVPPGVDVVDLESMDKSGEETEDDQ, from the coding sequence ATGCGCGATATCTTCGAGGTCCGCGACACCGACGCCGCGGGCCGCATTGGGCGACTTTCGGTTCCCCGGGCGGGCGTCACGGTGGAGACACCGGCGCTCCTTCCGGTGGTGAATCCGAACCGCCAGACGGTCGCTCCGTCTCGACTCGAATCTGAGTTCGGTGCGGAGATTCTCATCACGAACAGCTACATCATCTACAAGAGCGACCCCGTCCGCGAGCAGGCCCTCGACGTTGGCCTCCACGAACTGCTCGATTTCGACGGTGCCATCATGACCGACTCTGGCTCGTTCCAACTCGCGGAATACGGCGAGATTAGCGTCGATACCGAGGAAATCCTCCAGTTCCAGCACGACATCGGCTCGGATATCGGGACACCCGTAGACATCCCCACGCCACCGGATGTAGCCCGCGAGCAGGCAGCAGAGGAACTCGCCATCACACAGGAACGCCTCGAATTCGCCGAAACCGTCGAAGTTGGCGACATGCTCGTGAACGCGCCGGTGCAGGGGTCTACGTACCCGGACCTGCGCAAAGCGGCCGCAGAACACGCCTACGGCACCTCTCTCGACGTGTTCCCGGTCGGGGCCGTCGTGCCGCTGATGAACGCCTACCGCTTCGACGACATGGTTGACGCCATCGCCGCCGCGAAGGAAGGACTCGGCGCTGACGCACCGGTTCACCTGTTCGGCGCGGGTCACCCGATGATGTTCGCCCTCGCCGTGGCGATGGGTTGTGACCTGTTCGACTCCGCCGCATACGCTCTCTACGCCCGCGACGGGCGCTATCTCACGGTTCGCGGGACCAAGCACTTCGACGAACTCGACTACTTCCCGTGTTCGTGTCCCGTCTGCACCGAGTACACGCCCGCAGACCTCGAACAGGTGTCGAACAAGGAACGCGAACGCCTGCTCGCCGAACACAACCTCCACGTCTCCTTCGAGGAGATTCGCACCATCAAACAGGCCATCCGCCGCGGGTCGCTCATGGAACTGGTCGAGATGCGTGCGCGCTCCCACCCGGCGATGCTCGACGGCTACCGGGCGATGCTCGCCCACGCAGACCTGCTCGAAGCGTCCGACCCGGCCACAAAGGACGCCTTCTTCTATCTCTCCTCGGAGAGCGCGTACCGGCCGGAGGTCGTGCGTCACCACAAGCGGCTCGCCCGACTATCACCAGAGGGCCACGTCCTGCTCACGGAAGCAGGCTCGTCCGACAACTACGACGAGTCGTGGCGACTGCTCCCGCCGTTCGGCCCGTTCCCGCTCGCCCTGCGCGAGACGTACCCGGTCACCGCTGAGGTGCCAGACCGCATCGACGACGAGGCCTACCGACAGGCCGTCGTCGGCATCCAGAAACTCGTCGCGGCGAACCCCAACACCGAGTTCACGGTCGCCCACAAGGGCTGGCCCGCAGACATCGTTGCGGGCGTCCCTCCGGGCGTCGACGTCGTAGACTTAGAATCGATGGACAAAAGCGGTGAGGAGACGGAGGATGACCAATGA
- a CDS encoding inositol monophosphatase, with protein sequence MTATSPDADRALSVAREAAMAGGNVALSAFRTPLRITPKASKMDPVTQADIDAQSRVVEVIHDAFPDHTIVGEEGDQLKAIPETGHAWVIDPIDGTNNFTHGNRIWATCLAYVVDGTPQVAVTRLPAFGDEYVAASETLRDNDPVRVSTRDDPEFCTVSLTFGLQREHRPLFGDVSRNLLETFGDLRRFGTGQVSLAMVAAGELDGAVSAVHLSPWDTVAGVHLVEQAGGKVTDINGNPWRWDADGLVASNGEIHDDLLSIIP encoded by the coding sequence GTGACAGCTACGTCTCCTGACGCCGACCGGGCACTGTCGGTCGCTCGCGAGGCGGCGATGGCGGGCGGAAACGTCGCACTTTCCGCCTTCCGGACGCCGCTTCGGATAACGCCGAAAGCGAGCAAAATGGACCCGGTGACGCAAGCCGATATCGACGCCCAGTCTCGTGTCGTCGAAGTTATCCACGACGCCTTCCCCGACCACACCATCGTCGGCGAGGAGGGCGACCAGTTGAAAGCCATCCCCGAGACGGGCCACGCCTGGGTAATCGACCCCATCGACGGGACGAACAACTTCACCCACGGCAACCGCATCTGGGCGACGTGTCTCGCCTACGTGGTGGATGGGACCCCACAGGTCGCCGTGACCCGCCTTCCCGCTTTCGGTGACGAGTACGTCGCGGCCTCGGAAACGCTCCGCGACAACGACCCCGTGCGCGTGAGCACCCGCGACGACCCCGAGTTCTGTACCGTCTCGCTCACGTTCGGTCTCCAGCGCGAGCACCGCCCCCTGTTCGGGGACGTCTCGCGTAATCTGCTCGAAACGTTCGGCGACCTCCGGCGGTTTGGCACCGGGCAGGTTTCGCTCGCGATGGTCGCGGCGGGCGAACTCGATGGGGCCGTCTCCGCGGTTCACCTCTCGCCATGGGACACCGTCGCCGGCGTCCATCTCGTCGAACAGGCGGGCGGGAAAGTGACCGACATCAACGGCAATCCGTGGCGCTGGGACGCAGACGGCCTCGTCGCCTCGAATGGCGAGATTCACGACGACCTGCTCTCGATTATCCCCTGA
- the aglM gene encoding UDP-glucose 6-dehydrogenase AglM translates to MRVSIVGSGYVGTTIAACFAELGHDVTAIDIDESVVAKLNAGEPPIHEPGLADRLAEYAGSSLRATTDYTAVLDTDVTFLALTTPSNPDGSIDLSIMKAGTESLGEVLAEKDGYHLVVVKSTVIPGTTGDVIRPLLEAASGKTAGEDFGVAMNPEFLREGSAVSDFLNPDKIVFGAESDRDRALLADLYDPLVARTDAPIVETGLREAEMIKYANNAFLAAKVSLINELGNICKEYGVDAYEVADAIGLDERIGPHFLRSGVGWGGSCFPKDVAALIAAARETGYEPQLLQAAVDVNDRQPGRMLALLDDHVDVSGKRVAVLGLAFKPGTDDVRESRAIPAIEGLLERGADVVAYDPVATENMRERFPDIEYAASAADALSGAHGALVVTDWDEFAALDTEFDAMATPVVIDGRRIVSPREGITYEGLTW, encoded by the coding sequence ATGAGAGTTAGCATCGTGGGGAGTGGGTACGTGGGGACGACCATCGCCGCGTGTTTCGCGGAACTCGGACACGACGTGACGGCCATCGACATCGACGAATCGGTCGTCGCCAAACTGAACGCGGGCGAACCGCCGATTCACGAACCGGGGCTCGCCGACCGTCTCGCCGAGTACGCCGGGTCGTCACTGCGCGCGACGACCGACTACACCGCCGTTCTCGACACGGACGTGACGTTTCTCGCGCTCACGACGCCCTCGAATCCCGACGGCTCTATCGACCTCTCGATCATGAAAGCCGGGACGGAATCGCTTGGTGAGGTGCTCGCCGAAAAAGACGGCTACCACCTCGTCGTCGTGAAGAGCACGGTCATTCCCGGTACGACGGGCGACGTGATTCGTCCGCTACTCGAAGCCGCCTCCGGGAAGACGGCCGGCGAGGACTTCGGCGTCGCGATGAATCCTGAGTTCCTCCGCGAGGGCTCTGCGGTGTCCGACTTTCTGAACCCGGACAAAATCGTCTTCGGCGCGGAGTCAGACCGCGACCGCGCGCTGCTCGCCGACCTCTACGACCCGCTCGTGGCACGGACGGACGCGCCAATCGTGGAGACGGGCCTGCGCGAAGCGGAGATGATAAAGTACGCCAACAACGCCTTCCTCGCGGCGAAGGTGAGCCTCATCAACGAACTCGGGAACATCTGCAAGGAGTACGGCGTCGATGCCTACGAAGTCGCAGACGCCATCGGCTTGGACGAGCGCATCGGCCCGCATTTCCTACGCAGTGGAGTCGGCTGGGGCGGTTCGTGTTTCCCGAAGGACGTGGCCGCGCTCATCGCCGCCGCGCGGGAGACGGGCTACGAACCGCAACTACTCCAGGCGGCGGTTGACGTAAACGACCGTCAGCCCGGTCGAATGCTCGCGTTGCTCGACGACCACGTCGACGTTTCAGGAAAGCGGGTCGCCGTACTCGGCCTCGCGTTCAAGCCCGGCACGGACGACGTTCGCGAGTCGCGGGCAATTCCCGCAATCGAAGGGCTGCTCGAACGCGGAGCCGACGTCGTCGCCTACGACCCGGTGGCCACAGAGAATATGCGCGAGCGGTTTCCAGACATCGAGTACGCCGCGTCTGCCGCGGACGCGCTCTCAGGCGCGCACGGAGCACTCGTCGTCACCGACTGGGACGAATTCGCCGCCCTCGACACAGAGTTCGACGCGATGGCCACGCCCGTTGTCATCGACGGTCGGCGTATCGTCTCTCCGCGCGAGGGCATCACCTACGAAGGGTTGACCTGGTAG
- the trmY gene encoding tRNA (pseudouridine(54)-N(1))-methyltransferase TrmY has translation MRQFIILGHDAPTTPDFSLDDLAGGAGRLDVLCRCVNSAFFLSHDIRKDVRVYLVLQDELTIRFEGSELRRLNPDERSTAALIRNALEEKENAIGHMEAEASPGVYLSRRGFEPILETAARDGTVVELHEAGDPIADAAVPENPVFVLSDHHDFTDEEAALLSEAAAQRVRIGPAVLHADHTITVVHNFLDTDGYSKY, from the coding sequence ATGCGCCAGTTCATCATCCTCGGCCACGACGCGCCGACGACCCCTGATTTCTCGCTCGACGACCTCGCCGGCGGCGCGGGCCGCCTCGACGTGCTCTGTCGGTGCGTCAACTCGGCGTTCTTCCTGTCTCACGACATTCGAAAGGACGTCCGCGTCTACCTCGTCTTGCAGGACGAACTGACGATTCGCTTCGAGGGGAGCGAACTGCGCCGACTCAACCCCGACGAACGTTCGACAGCCGCACTCATCCGCAACGCCCTCGAAGAGAAGGAGAACGCCATCGGACACATGGAAGCCGAAGCCTCTCCCGGCGTCTATCTCTCGCGACGGGGCTTCGAGCCGATTCTCGAAACCGCCGCCCGCGACGGCACCGTGGTCGAACTACACGAAGCCGGCGACCCAATCGCCGACGCCGCCGTCCCCGAGAATCCCGTGTTCGTCCTCTCTGACCACCACGACTTCACCGACGAGGAGGCCGCTTTGCTCTCGGAAGCTGCAGCCCAGCGCGTTCGCATCGGCCCGGCGGTGCTCCACGCCGACCACACCATCACCGTCGTCCACAATTTCCTCGACACCGACGGCTACTCGAAATACTAA
- a CDS encoding STT3 domain-containing protein → MTDVREATADLLDSRPEVAESLEQLLAIDRQHETWTFADIPLDSGTFGEVVSRNIVEKHDGEYRLADPTAVEAALRGESTPASTTPAISLSLPTVERRAVGMLVGALGFLALVRSLFVTRVFRDGHVVLGANDPYFYRYWVEKLVVDAGGLFDFAALSAMPDTVAMGEPLFVATLWWLSSLFGGMDAVGPVMAWYPVVSAVVTGALVYLLAVELTDDRRVGLASVLLLALIPGHALRTALGFADHHAFDYPWLALTILAVVVLARRGSLADLKSTPKSWAATLALGVALAGQTLAWEAGPLLIVPLGLYVAFRVLSDVRAGQSPLASNLGLVVGLLVGALLAAAGHASFGWHSEQVAFAPALLFVAVLFVLSVAELTFRADLPATALAGLEAVGGVVGVLAFRALLPDYWAKLVSELALFVAPRDIVETESLFSGDSMGFLLLFGFILALALPYVGWAALASYRKHRPEWVAPAVYAGYFFVLAGFQIRFVGEMAAVTAVFAGLGFVHLAERVDLARRPVPFRDSKPSVPESVEIPDSRGVASLVALFLIVASLSLVQVPVKMNQVTADGDLFETAQAIDTYAEEEGMAYPQNFVLSRWGTNRAYNYFVNGESRSYGYAQSTYTPFVRGSNASEWYGKLSNRVGFVVTEDRDYPPGTMQSRLHDHFGSQTEAAPGVAHYQAIFSTESGDTKAFRLVPGATITGGAASDSQVTVTTSVSIPGATFEYERTVETAADGSYRVTVPYAGDYSVNGTTVTVSESAVEQGETVAA, encoded by the coding sequence ATGACCGACGTGCGCGAGGCGACTGCCGACCTCCTCGACTCACGGCCGGAGGTGGCCGAGTCACTGGAGCAGCTGCTGGCTATCGACAGACAGCACGAGACGTGGACGTTCGCGGACATCCCCCTCGACTCGGGCACGTTCGGCGAAGTCGTCTCCCGCAACATCGTCGAGAAACACGACGGCGAGTACCGCCTCGCCGACCCGACGGCCGTCGAAGCCGCCCTGCGCGGCGAATCGACGCCCGCATCTACGACGCCTGCGATCTCACTTTCGCTCCCGACAGTCGAACGCCGCGCTGTTGGCATGCTCGTCGGGGCGCTCGGTTTTCTCGCGCTCGTTCGCTCGTTGTTTGTCACCCGTGTATTTCGCGACGGCCACGTCGTCCTCGGCGCGAACGACCCCTACTTCTACCGCTACTGGGTAGAGAAACTGGTCGTCGATGCAGGCGGTCTGTTCGATTTCGCCGCGCTGTCGGCAATGCCGGATACCGTCGCGATGGGGGAACCGCTGTTCGTCGCCACCCTCTGGTGGCTCTCGTCGCTGTTCGGCGGGATGGACGCCGTCGGCCCCGTCATGGCGTGGTACCCCGTCGTCAGCGCCGTCGTCACCGGCGCGCTCGTCTACCTGCTCGCCGTCGAACTGACCGACGACCGGCGCGTCGGCCTCGCGAGCGTCCTCCTGCTCGCGCTCATCCCCGGCCACGCTCTGCGGACGGCCCTCGGATTCGCAGACCACCACGCCTTCGACTACCCATGGCTGGCGCTCACCATACTCGCCGTCGTCGTCCTCGCCCGCCGGGGAAGCCTCGCGGACCTGAAATCAACCCCGAAGTCGTGGGCCGCAACGCTCGCCCTCGGCGTCGCACTCGCGGGCCAGACGCTCGCGTGGGAGGCCGGCCCGCTGCTCATCGTCCCACTCGGCCTGTACGTTGCGTTTCGGGTGCTCTCTGACGTTCGCGCCGGTCAGTCGCCCCTCGCGTCGAATCTCGGTCTCGTCGTCGGCCTGCTGGTCGGGGCGCTCCTTGCCGCTGCCGGTCACGCGAGTTTCGGCTGGCACTCTGAACAGGTAGCCTTCGCTCCCGCCCTCCTGTTCGTCGCCGTCCTCTTCGTCCTGAGCGTCGCCGAACTCACCTTCCGCGCCGACCTGCCAGCGACGGCTCTCGCCGGTCTCGAAGCGGTCGGCGGCGTGGTCGGCGTCCTCGCCTTCCGGGCGCTACTGCCCGATTACTGGGCGAAACTCGTGAGTGAGCTGGCCCTGTTCGTCGCCCCGCGGGACATCGTCGAGACCGAATCGCTGTTCAGCGGCGACTCGATGGGCTTTCTCCTGTTGTTCGGCTTCATCCTTGCACTCGCCCTCCCGTACGTCGGGTGGGCCGCGCTCGCGAGTTATCGAAAGCATCGCCCAGAGTGGGTCGCCCCCGCCGTGTACGCAGGCTACTTCTTCGTGCTCGCCGGCTTCCAGATTCGGTTCGTCGGCGAGATGGCGGCGGTGACCGCCGTGTTCGCCGGACTCGGCTTCGTCCACCTCGCAGAGCGCGTCGACCTGGCGCGCCGTCCCGTCCCCTTCCGCGACTCGAAACCGAGCGTCCCCGAGTCAGTCGAGATTCCGGACTCGCGGGGCGTCGCCTCGTTGGTCGCGCTCTTTCTCATCGTCGCCAGCCTGAGCCTCGTCCAGGTGCCGGTGAAGATGAACCAGGTAACCGCAGACGGAGACCTGTTCGAGACGGCCCAGGCTATCGACACCTACGCCGAAGAAGAGGGAATGGCGTATCCACAGAACTTCGTGTTGTCCCGGTGGGGCACGAATCGGGCGTACAACTACTTCGTGAACGGCGAGTCGCGCTCCTACGGCTACGCCCAGTCCACCTACACGCCGTTCGTGCGCGGGTCGAACGCCAGCGAGTGGTACGGCAAACTCAGCAACCGCGTCGGGTTCGTCGTGACCGAAGACCGGGACTATCCGCCGGGAACGATGCAGAGCCGGCTTCACGACCACTTTGGCTCCCAGACTGAGGCCGCCCCCGGTGTTGCCCACTATCAGGCGATTTTCAGTACCGAAAGCGGCGACACGAAAGCGTTCAGACTCGTGCCGGGCGCGACGATAACGGGCGGTGCAGCGTCCGATTCGCAAGTTACGGTCACCACATCCGTCTCGATACCCGGCGCGACGTTCGAGTACGAACGAACCGTCGAAACTGCAGCGGACGGGTCCTACCGCGTCACGGTCCCCTACGCGGGTGACTATTCGGTGAACGGAACCACGGTGACAGTCTCAGAATCGGCAGTAGAACAGGGCGAAACGGTTGCTGCCTGA
- a CDS encoding glycosyltransferase family 39 protein, with protein sequence MSTPPRSRTRDSLLPSFRQHTVTWTDVRWLSLAVLAAATIYASYLATHQYPAYVGGLYIAISDQIIAHGYALPERIPGYTADGVPFAYPPFMFYVYAVIRDLFGVDAITLTRLIPGAVLTFMIVPYYFLARHLLDSKRQAGLASVIFAGAPAVLRWHLSAGGIVRAPAVTIALLGAYTGIRLFQTGDRRWIVPGMALFGIEVLTHPTYTVFFAFTYLLAYAAFDRSIQGLVYGAIVAGGGILLAAPWWLQIFATHGPDIFLQASGTHTGLFGGWHRIYWQFVIPLKEKDITSVFYLAVFIASAYALYRKRYFLAVWAIGASYLLGKDRFLFIGGAMLIAFLVYDGVLPAIQTFLSERTSRPDLYRVVSVAVVALVMLTAVGTGVAFATSTLQTEYDHSAAQPATMDTYDREAMAWMEANTASDSTFVVMGDTAEWVPLFTDRTILIGPWGVEWTTSANYYWEVEYYKAISNCGSASCVTQLLAFGDRHPDYIYVPKDDYTVRGKERETTTNMEHSLLESPRYDLAYENEGVLIFEVSRSATQSSGDETDATSSPDGPGR encoded by the coding sequence ATGTCGACGCCGCCCCGCTCGCGGACCCGTGATTCGCTGCTGCCGAGCTTTCGCCAGCACACGGTGACGTGGACCGACGTGAGGTGGCTCTCGCTCGCGGTGCTCGCCGCGGCGACCATCTACGCGTCCTACCTCGCGACCCACCAGTACCCGGCGTACGTCGGGGGCCTGTACATCGCGATTTCTGACCAAATCATCGCTCACGGCTACGCGCTGCCAGAGCGCATTCCCGGCTACACCGCCGATGGCGTCCCGTTCGCGTATCCGCCGTTCATGTTCTACGTCTACGCGGTGATTCGCGACCTGTTCGGCGTCGATGCCATCACGCTCACCCGCCTCATCCCCGGAGCCGTATTGACGTTCATGATCGTGCCGTACTACTTCCTCGCACGCCATCTGCTCGACTCGAAACGGCAGGCGGGGCTCGCTTCGGTCATCTTTGCGGGTGCGCCAGCCGTGCTTCGCTGGCACCTGTCGGCCGGTGGCATCGTCCGCGCTCCCGCGGTCACCATCGCGCTGCTCGGTGCGTACACCGGGATTCGGCTGTTCCAGACGGGCGACCGTCGCTGGATCGTTCCCGGGATGGCGCTGTTCGGTATCGAAGTGCTCACGCACCCGACCTACACCGTCTTTTTCGCCTTCACCTACCTGCTCGCCTACGCCGCCTTCGACCGGTCGATTCAGGGCCTCGTCTACGGCGCAATCGTCGCCGGCGGTGGTATCCTACTGGCCGCGCCGTGGTGGCTCCAGATTTTCGCCACGCACGGACCGGACATCTTCCTGCAGGCGTCGGGAACCCACACCGGTCTCTTCGGCGGGTGGCACCGCATCTATTGGCAGTTCGTCATCCCGCTCAAGGAGAAAGACATCACGTCGGTGTTCTACCTCGCCGTCTTCATCGCCTCGGCGTACGCGCTCTACCGGAAACGCTACTTCCTCGCCGTCTGGGCGATTGGCGCGAGTTATCTCCTCGGCAAAGACCGATTCCTGTTCATCGGCGGCGCGATGCTCATCGCGTTCCTCGTCTACGACGGCGTCCTGCCCGCTATCCAGACGTTCCTCAGCGAGCGTACGTCCCGGCCTGACCTGTATCGGGTCGTCTCGGTCGCCGTCGTCGCGCTCGTCATGCTCACCGCGGTCGGCACGGGCGTCGCCTTCGCGACGAGTACGCTGCAGACCGAGTACGACCACAGCGCGGCCCAGCCAGCGACGATGGACACCTACGACCGCGAGGCGATGGCGTGGATGGAGGCGAACACCGCGTCCGACTCGACGTTCGTCGTGATGGGTGACACCGCAGAGTGGGTGCCCTTATTCACCGACCGGACGATACTCATCGGGCCATGGGGGGTGGAGTGGACTACCTCCGCGAACTACTACTGGGAAGTGGAGTACTACAAGGCCATCTCCAACTGCGGGAGCGCGAGCTGCGTGACCCAGCTGCTCGCCTTCGGCGACCGCCACCCGGACTACATCTACGTGCCGAAAGACGACTACACCGTCCGAGGCAAGGAGCGCGAGACGACGACAAATATGGAGCACTCCCTGCTGGAGTCCCCGCGCTACGACCTGGCCTACGAGAACGAGGGCGTCCTCATCTTCGAGGTGTCTCGGTCTGCGACCCAGTCCTCCGGTGACGAGACCGACGCGACATCCTCGCCGGACGGCCCCGGCCGATAG
- the aglF gene encoding UTP--glucose-1-phosphate uridylyltransferase AglF, with translation MQAVVLAAGEGKRLRPLTEDRPKGMVEVAGKPILTHCFEQLVELGATEFYVVVGYKKEDIIRHYGDDFQGIPITYAHQRETLGLAHALLTVEEYITDDFMLILGDNIFRANLRDVVARQREERADAAFLIEEVPWEEASRYGVCRTNAYGEIVSVVEKPEEPESNLVMTGFYTFTPAIFHACHLVQPSNRGEYELSEAIDLLIHSGRTIDAIRMEGWRADIGYPEDRDATEARILDEEGQKAETN, from the coding sequence ATGCAGGCAGTTGTGCTTGCGGCTGGGGAGGGCAAGCGGTTGCGGCCACTCACAGAAGACCGGCCCAAAGGGATGGTGGAGGTGGCGGGCAAACCGATACTCACACACTGTTTCGAACAGCTCGTCGAACTCGGGGCGACCGAGTTCTACGTCGTCGTCGGCTACAAGAAAGAGGACATCATCCGCCACTACGGGGACGATTTCCAGGGGATTCCAATAACGTACGCCCACCAGCGAGAGACGCTCGGACTGGCACACGCGCTCTTGACGGTGGAGGAGTACATCACCGACGACTTCATGCTCATCCTCGGAGACAACATCTTCCGCGCGAACCTCCGGGACGTCGTCGCCCGCCAGCGAGAGGAGCGCGCAGACGCCGCCTTCTTGATCGAAGAGGTCCCGTGGGAGGAAGCCTCCCGCTACGGGGTCTGTCGGACCAACGCCTACGGCGAAATCGTTTCCGTCGTCGAGAAGCCCGAAGAGCCAGAGTCGAACCTGGTCATGACGGGCTTCTATACGTTCACGCCGGCCATCTTCCACGCCTGCCACCTCGTCCAACCCTCGAATCGCGGCGAGTACGAACTGAGCGAGGCTATCGACCTGCTCATCCACTCGGGGCGAACCATCGACGCCATTCGAATGGAGGGCTGGCGCGCGGACATCGGCTATCCCGAAGACCGGGACGCCACGGAAGCACGGATTCTCGATGAAGAAGGGCAGAAGGCGGAAACCAACTAG
- a CDS encoding NUDIX hydrolase encodes MTDDPLEWETLASETAYTCPGFDVTHEDVRLPDGTETDFDFLSEPPAVVILPFTPEGDVVLIEEWRQAVKRVNRGIPAGTMEPADDDPAMAAHRELEEETGHEAARVEHLTTVEPANGIANAVHHYFVAYDCHPASEQKLDFNESIRVVTESYDDLLAAVGAGEIRDGRAVLGTLYYEQFA; translated from the coding sequence ATGACCGACGACCCGCTCGAATGGGAAACGCTCGCCTCCGAAACGGCCTACACCTGTCCCGGCTTCGACGTCACCCACGAGGACGTCCGCTTGCCAGACGGCACGGAGACGGATTTCGATTTTCTCTCAGAACCGCCCGCCGTCGTTATTCTCCCGTTTACGCCGGAGGGCGACGTGGTGCTCATCGAGGAGTGGCGACAAGCCGTAAAGCGCGTGAACAGAGGGATTCCGGCGGGCACGATGGAGCCAGCAGACGACGACCCGGCGATGGCCGCCCACCGCGAACTCGAAGAGGAGACGGGCCACGAGGCAGCCCGCGTCGAACACCTCACGACGGTCGAACCGGCCAATGGTATCGCGAACGCGGTGCATCACTACTTCGTCGCGTACGACTGTCACCCCGCGAGCGAGCAGAAGCTGGACTTCAACGAATCGATTCGCGTCGTCACCGAATCCTACGACGACCTCCTCGCCGCGGTTGGCGCAGGTGAGATTCGAGACGGGCGGGCCGTCCTCGGGACGCTCTACTACGAGCAGTTCGCCTGA